The genomic DNA ATCTCCTCACCTTGAATTCTTCTTGCGCTCTGCTGAAGTGAGACCAAAAGAGATTGACTCAAGTTGGTCAACATTTGATGTCGATCCGTCAGTTCACTGATTGGATACACCCCCGCCCAGGCAATCGAAGAATTCTGAACGTCAATTGCTTTGAGGATCAAGGCCTCATCGTAGACAGTCCCATAAACAAACAATTCCACACCGAGTAGCTTGCCAAGTTCGCGATAATCGTTTGGAGAAACAAACTCAGAAAGTTGGATTTTCTGCTCTTTTAGAATCAATTGCAGTTTTGAGCGATCTGTAACCCGAAATCTCTCTCCACGAACAATTTTCACATGCGTATAATCGATCAACTGCTCCAAATCGATCGCCCTATTCCGACTGCGCTGCTTGATTCTTGAAATTGCAATCGTTCGATAGTTACCCACTAATTCATTGACAGAGTTAGCAATGCGTTCAGCTAGTGCTTCAGTATCTACTCGAGTCTTCTGTGCAAAGATCAGATTGGGAAACGCAAACATTAATAAAATGATGGGTAAACAAAGCCAATAGGATGCATTCCGACTAAACACTGACAATGGGGTGCTCCTCGCAAATTTTTTGGTAATAGCCCAATAACTGTTTATGAGCTCGGTCAATTCCTTGCTGTGCTTGATCACGTTGATAGGTGTCACTCGGTTTCCAATGTCTGGTTTTGAGTCGATAGGGGCGAAGTCCGTGCTCCGAATCAGAACTTTCACAAAACAATTCAGTGATTGGCGGCTTATCCATCCAAGCATTCCCAAGATTGATTTCTAAAGCTCGATACCATTTGGCGAACTGTTTCAAACGCGCTTCCTCGAAGTAACCTACCGGATTTAGTAATTCAATAACCTTCCGCAAAGACTCACTAGACACGTACCGATCGTAATCAACAACGTATAGGCTCTCTGATAAAAAGAGTGGTCCACCATGTAGAAAGAGCCCCTTACTTTTGACAGTTGAC from SAR324 cluster bacterium includes the following:
- a CDS encoding CsgG/HfaB family protein — translated: MFSRNASYWLCLPIILLMFAFPNLIFAQKTRVDTEALAERIANSVNELVGNYRTIAISRIKQRSRNRAIDLEQLIDYTHVKIVRGERFRVTDRSKLQLILKEQKIQLSEFVSPNDYRELGKLLGVELFVYGTVYDEALILKAIDVQNSSIAWAGVYPISELTDRHQMLTNLSQSLLVSLQQSARRIQGEEIHRVSFWDLEAPAPLSSEEIIDYLTVAIANDKSFKLVDR